The sequence AATGCAGCTGCGCAACCAAATGTGTCGCAGTCTGTTCAAGATGCCCAATTCCCAAGTGAATATTACCATCAATCACAAGTAAGAGCTTCTACAGTAAATAATCGAACGTTTGatccaaaaaataaagttaagagtCCCATTTGTCACAAAAGATATAAACATTATCATCAATGTCCGCAACTAGATAAGccaaaaactattttaacgAAAGAGGAAAGAGATCACCCACGTATTCGACCCGATTCTTTTAACTACTCTACGATTCCACAATACAAAAATCCATATCCACGTCCATACGAAGAATTGTAACATACCACACTATACAAATGAACATAGGTATGATATAGATAACATGTTCAAAAAGTCAGTGCTACTTCGCTGAGACagcaaattaataatattacttacaatgaaattaaccTCACCCCTTTGGTATCTGTTTAATTTACttgctttaatatttaataaacaatcatatttaaactaatttttgttttatttcaaaaccttTAAATGAATATTCCTAAATTTCGCTAGGTATAAAACAAGAATACAGTTGAAAATCATCCTTTCAGCAAACAACGTTTTGAAGAACGAAATCAGAGGGTATTCACGAAAAGTATTACTGCTGCCAAAATCAAATGTAAAGGAGATGAAGTCGAAACCAAAAATCCAGAGTCAACGTTGTCTTCTGCGCCGAAGTATGTCCACGCCATGTTTTTCTATAAGGATGCTGGAAAGGCCCGAAATTACTGCGTCAAAAATACAAATGGCTCAACTAAATGCACCAAGAGGATGTAAAGATAATCGTGTTGCATTAAATCAATCCAGAAGTGCAACTACGATGTCAGACAGTCTTCAGAATTTAAGCAGTAGTTGCGCCTGTCCCTGTCCTTGTGGTCCCTGTGGTGGACCTTGCGGACCGTGTGGTCTTCCTCCTCCTTGCAACTGTCCTCCCAAATGCCTGCAATACATGACTGGTTATTTCTATTATCCATACGGTACTTGGTTTTGTGGCCCGTATCATGTTACTACTGGGCCGTGTGGACCTTGTGCTGGCCCTGTAACACCTGGAGGTCCATGTGGCCCAGCTGCGCCCTGCCCTGGTTCTGCATGTGGCCCACCTTGCATTGGACCTTCTCGTCCATGCGGCCCCTGCCCCCCCTGTGGCCCTTGTCCGCCGTGCGGCCCTTGTTTACCATGCTGCGTATTTAACCCGGGTAACGTGGGAAATCGTCAAGAATTTCAAAATCCTGGGCCAGTAAGTTATGGTGCAGTATCTGGACCTTTACAAAATATGCCTGGAACTTATGGGCCATATAATTATCCTCATACTTACCAGAAtactaactataataattatcccAACGATCAGTTTCAGAATccattttcacaattaaatgCATACAGTCATATGGGTCAATACGATCCCTCTGGAACATTTTCAGCTCCTTGTGGATCTCCTTATGGTTTTAACGTTCCTATAGAACCAGTACCTGTAGAAACGCCTTTCTTCACAGCAGAGAATTATATACCTCCTCAGCCCGGCCTTTCACAATCGTACCCAAAATGTGATGTAAATCCCACGGTGCAAAAAAGTAAGGAAAGTTCGAACAAATTTTCCAATGTGTATGTGAAGCGCAAAGCTGGATTAGATGCAAGCGAAAGTTTTCCAAGAACTGTGGTGCCGAGATCAATGCCATCAACGTTGAATAAAGGGCCGGATTACCGTAAACCGACTCATCATAGCCGCACCATCCTCATGGATCTAAATGTCTGCTATTACACCACATATTTGAACGCAATGACATGTCGAGAAGGAAGAACTAATCATAAATGCCGATGcaaagaaaaaataagtaagaagaggaataattaaatttgctTGTAACTTACAAGCTTTAGTAGGTAGTaggaattttgaaaattaatatcacTATCATACGATAGCTTAATaaaaagcataatataaaccgatattttcttttaataatacattttataataattttgaccTAGCAAACGTTGTTCTTCCAGTTACTATTACGAAGGTGTACATATTGAAAATACATAGTTAGTTACACAAAATTATAACTACAAAAATagacatataaaatttcataataatcaGTCCAGCCATTTCTGTGCAATCTTGAtgtaagtgctgatttacacagggtcagtaactgactacaaattcgaggcaaatcagtgctgacccgaaaaaaaaaccctgtgtaaacagatttgaagtcagtacagaggcttgaagtcaatgtaaacagttaaagtcagtcgcggcgccgaatttcggcgccacgactgacttgtctactcAGGGCCGGACCGTGAACTTGTGGGGCCCTGGGCTGAAACTACCCAGGGGCcttttttttggaaatgttcatattttcttaatacttactttcgcaattttgttattttaacatattcaaatttgattttaaatcgtTTTATTAATTCAGGAGTCTATCGCGGACAAACAAAGTACCTAacacgtaatttttttatacatatttagataataaaaaaataataaaataatgttattcatccatactaatattataaatgcgaaagtaactctgtctgtctgtctgttactcaatcacgcctaaactacagatatttggtatagagatattttgatacccgagaaaggacaaaggctaccttttattgcaaaatatgtaccacgggcgaagccggggcagaccactagtttattataaattagtaaaagAATCTGAAagttatgttatttaaataataatttagaaattaaccTTTCTCCATTTTTGTGCTGCAAATTCTTTTATTGGTCATCACATTGCAAGTCTTTTGTTAGATcacaatgtaaataaatatgtaaatagtaGTAAAACGTAAATAGTTATATATATTGACACCCTAAAAGTTGTCTCAAAACCTACATATGGTAGGGTCTAAGCAACTATTTAATTTCAAGGtcaaatgaaaattcaaaatgaaaattcccggaaaatgtctggaaaatatccggaaaatgcctgggaaatatccggaaaatgcctgggaaatgcccggaaaatatccggaaaatgcgtgaaaatgtccgggaaaagtgtggaaaacgcctggttaatcctcggaaaatgcctggaaaatcctcggaaaatgccagggaaaagcctggaaaatatccggaaaatgcctggaaaattcccggaaaatatctggaaaatgcgtgaaaatgtccgggaaaagtgtggaaaacgcctggaaaatcctcggaaaaggcctggaaaatcctcggaaaatgccagggaaaagcctggaaaatatccggaaaatgcctgggaaatatccggaaaatacctgggaaatatccggaaaattcctgggaaatatccggaaaatgcctgggaatttcccggaaaatgcctgaaaaatcctcggaaaatgccagggaaaagcctggaaaatatccggaaaatgcctgggaaatgcccggaaaattcccggaaaacacctggaaaatgtccggaaaatgcctgggaaatatccggaaaatgcctgggaaatgccctgaaaatatccggaaattgcgtgaaaatgtccgggaaaagtgtggaaaacgcctggaaaatcctcggaaaaggcctggaaaatcctcggaaaatgccagggaaaagcctggaaaatatccgggaaatgcccggaaaatatctggaaaatgcgtgaaaatgtccgggaaaagtgtggaaaacgcctggaaaatcctcggaaaatgccagggaaaagcctggaaaatatccggaaaatgcctgggaaatgcctggaaaattcccggaaaatatctgtaaaatgcgtgaaaatgtccgggaaaagtgtggaaaacgcctggaaaatcctcggaaaaggcctggaaaatcctcggaaaatgccagggaaaagcctgggaaatatccggaaaatgcctgggaaatatccggaaaatgcct comes from Colias croceus chromosome 23, ilColCroc2.1 and encodes:
- the LOC123702283 gene encoding uncharacterized protein LOC123702283 isoform X1; this translates as MAQMLRKSVLPKNISLLKCMKSRSFASASNKKNPAILSNNVLKNEIRGYSRKVLLLPKSNVKEMKSKPKIQSQRCLLRRSMSTPCFSIRMLERPEITASKIQMAQLNAPRGCKDNRVALNQSRSATTMSDSLQNLSSSCACPCPCGPCGGPCGPCGLPPPCNCPPKCLQYMTGYFYYPYGTWFCGPYHVTTGPCGPCAGPVTPGGPCGPAAPCPGSACGPPCIGPSRPCGPCPPCGPCPPCGPCLPCCVFNPGNVGNRQEFQNPGPVSYGAVSGPLQNMPGTYGPYNYPHTYQNTNYNNYPNDQFQNPFSQLNAYSHMGQYDPSGTFSAPCGSPYGFNVPIEPVPVETPFFTAENYIPPQPGLSQSYPKCDVNPTVQKSKESSNKFSNVYVKRKAGLDASESFPRTVVPRSMPSTLNKGPDYRKPTHHSRTILMDLNVCYYTTYLNAMTCREGRTNHKCRCKEKISKKRNN